Part of the Catalinimonas alkaloidigena genome is shown below.
GAGAGGTGAGGGAATTTGTCCCTTATAAGAGCAAAGGCATTTATAAGAGATATTAAATTCTTATGAGGCTTGACATTGCCTACAAATAAGATAAAACTGTTCGGGAGCCTATATTTTTTTGTGACGCTCTGTAGTCTTTTGCTATCCCTGATAGGGTAAAAATGTGCATGATTCACTCCATTATATATCACCCTGATCTTATCAGAAGGACAAGCTGTATATTTAACAATCTCTTTCTTTGAGAACTGTGAAACAGTAATAACATGATGGCTTTTCTTGACAGCTGCCTGCATCATAATCTTCGCATAGAGCTTTTGTTTCAGGGAGAGCGTTTCAAGAAAAGCTAAATGATATACATCGTGAATTGTAACCAAGCGTTTTTTAGCTTTTATGGGCAATATGGGTACATTATAATGCGGTGACCAGAAAATGTCACACTTAGGCACTAAGGACGGGAACTTGAAAATTTCTTGTACAGAGTATATTGAAATATTACTGGTAATTTTTATGGCTTGATAAGAGGAAATCTCTTGCGCATCACCGATTAGTGTTAAATTATATCTTTCAGCCAATGTTGGAAGTAGGCTTTGTAAGTAAGTCCCTATACCGGAGGAGTAGAGCATGCGTGCGTCTATACATAATTTTTTCATAATGGAAAAAGCTAAGCGCTACTCTTGCTGCTAACTTTAGAAGTGTTAAGGTTTGCAGGTTTAAAAATATAGACTGCTATTGAGTAAGCTATTGGTACGCCTGCTGAAATAATTAGCAAAGTAAAAAATATTCCTTTACTGAATAGGTCAATTCGCCATAGTTCTGCGAATGCATATAGTATTATTGGATAAGCAGTATAGGTGTAGTTATTCTTGTTTTTATATAACCACCCTCCTAAAAAGCCAAAAAAAGTCGACCATCCCAGTAGTTTTAATATGGCTGTTGGACCATCTTTTGTAGATAATTCAGCGTATGCAGAATTTGCGGTAAGTGTAGAGTCTACATCTGTATATGCTCGATAGTCTACTCCACTAAAAGCAGCGAGAATATTATTACCTACTCCTAATGAAACCTGAAATGGAGCAGCCAAATAAGAGACAATGTTGGTAATTACCGCAGCAAGAGGATTACTATAACCCATATCTGCATACGAACCATAATTTCTAAGAAGAGTGGCTACAGAAAGCATGATAAAACCAAATACCATGAGTAATAACATACGGCTTAGTTTTACTTTTTTTAATAGAGAGCCATGACGATTAGCAAGCGCCAAAAAAACTAAGATACTACAGACTAACTGTAATCTTCTTCCAAAAAAAGCGATATAAAAAATAAATGCTGCAATATTGATAAAATCTAGGAGAGTAAATTTTCGGAGAATAATAAGCCTGTAAAGCGCCCAACCAAAAGTAATAATAGTTACATAACGAAGTGAAAATATACCTGCTGAGTAGTCTTGATATATCGCTTCTGCAATTTTGTTAGTAGTAAAACTAATAACAGAATATATAAACCCATTCAACCCCAATACCTGAAAAGTCACATAGACTGTATAAAAAAAACCAAAAAGGCCAATAATGGAATACCAAATATATATATGTGATCTATCGATATTAGCAAAGCGTTCAATTTCTTTTATTTTTGGGAACTTATTACCAGTTCTAAATGCGAGGTAGGTAAGAAATATAGCAGAAAAGTACCAAGAGAAAATAAATAACAAGCTAATAGCCCCTAAGTTCTCACGCTCCTCGAAACCCTGATAGAAACCTAAAAATTCTGGCAGAACCCAGGCAAAAGCACTTGCAAATACTGTGACTGCTATTATCCAATAAGGCTTTAGAACAGTGCTAAGTAATGATTGGGCTAGAGCTTCCGGCGACTTTTTTATTTTAATAGAACTCATGAATGCTTTACTTCCAGTGTACTATCTAGTTAGCTAATAAATTATAGTATTCACTTGCTGCCAGGAGGAATGCTCCTGTGCCATATTCCTGATGACCCTCTACATAAACTGGGCCAGGCTCATGCCAAGGTTGTTGTACATAGCCTAAACGTCCTTCCTCATTGATTAAAGCTAACATTCCTACCCAAGCTTTATCAATTAAAGGTAAATAAATATTTTTATGCAGATAGCCTTGGTTGACTCCCCATGCAAACGCATAAGTAAAAAAAGCAGTTCCGCTAGTTTCAGAGATTGGATATCTATTTGGGTCCAATAGGTTTGTTTTCCAAAGCCCGTCTATCCCTTGACGAAGAGCAATAGAATTGGCCATTTTTAAATATACATCAAGGTATCTCTCATACGTTGGATGTGTTTTAGGTAGATGGTTAAGCAAACGCACAATACCCGCTATGACCCATCCATTACCTCGGGACCAAAAAATTTTCTTTCCGTTGACATCAAGAGTATCTATGTATCTGTTGTCTCGATAAAACAACTGATCGTCCGTATCAAATAATGCCTCATAGGTATCCCACCAGAGAGAATCCATATACGTAATGTATTGGTGCTGCTGAGTAAGTTTGGCAAGGTGAGAAAGCACAGGAGGAGCCATAAATAAGCCATCGCACCAATTCCAAACCTGGCGGCCACTCCAATTATACATCATCATATCGTCAAATACAGAGACAATATCTTCAATCATGGCAGGGTCTTGATATTCTTCGTACAACTCCAGATATATTTGTCCTATTACATGGTCATCTCCGTGAGTTCTGCGAGGGCCAAGTTTATATTCATTGGAGATACACCAGTCCAGAACAATATTTTTATACCTTTCATCTTTCGTAGTACGATAAGTCGCCATAAGCCCGATGTAAAATACGGATCTTTCCCACATTTCAGAAACATCGTTAATTCTCTCAACAGGATTATTAAGCTGCCAGTCACT
Proteins encoded:
- a CDS encoding glycosyltransferase family 4 protein; protein product: MKKLCIDARMLYSSGIGTYLQSLLPTLAERYNLTLIGDAQEISSYQAIKITSNISIYSVQEIFKFPSLVPKCDIFWSPHYNVPILPIKAKKRLVTIHDVYHLAFLETLSLKQKLYAKIMMQAAVKKSHHVITVSQFSKKEIVKYTACPSDKIRVIYNGVNHAHFYPIRDSKRLQSVTKKYRLPNSFILFVGNVKPHKNLISLINAFALIRDKFPHLSLVIVGKKEGFITNDNHVFDRISHDKSLEDSIHFTGFVADEDLPAIYSLADLFVFPSLYEGFGLPPLEAMACACPVLVSNYASMPEICGADIHYTDPTDAQQMATDIQKILSYPQKEKDKVIKKGLQQVTSYTWDQSIREHVNLLDSL
- a CDS encoding glycoside hydrolase family 88/105 protein; translated protein: MLTGCSDEKIEKSTKLQEVADIMKKVSDWQLNNPVERINDVSEMWERSVFYIGLMATYRTTKDERYKNIVLDWCISNEYKLGPRRTHGDDHVIGQIYLELYEEYQDPAMIEDIVSVFDDMMMYNWSGRQVWNWCDGLFMAPPVLSHLAKLTQQHQYITYMDSLWWDTYEALFDTDDQLFYRDNRYIDTLDVNGKKIFWSRGNGWVIAGIVRLLNHLPKTHPTYERYLDVYLKMANSIALRQGIDGLWKTNLLDPNRYPISETSGTAFFTYAFAWGVNQGYLHKNIYLPLIDKAWVGMLALINEEGRLGYVQQPWHEPGPVYVEGHQEYGTGAFLLAASEYYNLLAN